From a region of the Tenggerimyces flavus genome:
- a CDS encoding phytanoyl-CoA dioxygenase family protein gives MTISPPAERISDVDAGGRISDELIASYRDNGFVRIRGILEPDEVERFRAGEAAFLEAHRAEGLNYDRKVFTQLVNVWQHDEVARELTLHPRIGRVAEQLAGIPLRIWHDHMLVKEPHSDTATEFHQDRPYWPHQGDRHSLSCWVALVDVPPEKGCMSFIPGTQNVKGLKPQNLLDEEDLFLHDPSLRWHPRVTVPLRAGDCTFHSSYTGHMALPNKTDLARMAHVNIYMDEATQFNGNPHVVTDPLGLTAGDRLDGETFPRPWA, from the coding sequence ATGACGATCAGCCCACCCGCAGAGCGAATCAGTGACGTCGACGCCGGCGGCCGGATCTCCGACGAGCTCATCGCCTCGTACCGTGACAACGGATTCGTCCGGATCCGAGGCATCCTCGAGCCCGACGAGGTCGAACGCTTCCGCGCCGGCGAGGCCGCGTTCCTCGAGGCGCACCGCGCCGAGGGACTCAACTACGACCGCAAGGTCTTCACCCAGCTGGTGAACGTCTGGCAGCACGACGAGGTCGCCCGCGAGCTCACGCTGCACCCGCGGATCGGCCGCGTCGCCGAGCAGCTCGCCGGCATCCCGTTGCGGATCTGGCACGACCACATGCTGGTGAAGGAGCCGCACAGCGACACCGCGACCGAGTTCCACCAGGACCGCCCGTACTGGCCGCACCAGGGCGACCGGCACTCGCTGTCGTGCTGGGTCGCGCTCGTGGACGTGCCGCCGGAGAAGGGCTGCATGTCGTTCATCCCGGGCACGCAGAACGTGAAGGGCCTCAAGCCGCAGAACCTGCTGGACGAGGAGGACCTGTTCCTGCACGACCCGTCGCTGCGCTGGCATCCGCGCGTCACGGTCCCGCTGCGCGCGGGCGACTGCACGTTCCACAGCAGCTACACCGGCCACATGGCGCTGCCCAACAAGACCGACCTGGCGCGGATGGCGCACGTGAACATCTACATGGACGAGGCGACCCAGTTCAACGGGAACCCGCACGTCGTCACCGACCCGCTCGGCCTCACCGCCGGCGACCGGCTCGACGGCGAGACGTTCCCGCGTCCTTGGGCTTAA